In a genomic window of Aptenodytes patagonicus chromosome 24, bAptPat1.pri.cur, whole genome shotgun sequence:
- the LOC143170542 gene encoding indoleamine 2,3-dioxygenase 2-like, translating into MMEACDGTEETLLPLALTKFQLSEEYGFLLPDPLTELPAPYGPWMEIAHDLPQLIASHRLRSQVHQMPQLSARHLQGHKELHLAHLVLSFITMGYLWQEGEEGTVKVLPQNLAVPFWEVSQALGLPPILSHADFVLANWRRKNPNGPLEIENLDTIISLPGGESLRGFILITLLVEKAAVPGIKAIIQAIHAILQLDEETLHKALQELAEAIGDMSKALKRMHDYVDPAVFYAVIRIFLSGWKDNPAMPDGLIYEGVSDEPMAYSGGSAAQSTVLHAFDELLGIHHNEESTAFLHRMRDYMPLPHRAFVEEIHRAPSLKQHVLSSGDARLCAAFNQCISALADFRSYHITIVTKYITIAAAKAKARRAELGDRAGPSAGKPPSALEAKGTGGSHIFSFLKSVRDTTREGMISA; encoded by the exons ACAGAGCTGCCAGCGCCCTATGGTCCCTGGATGGAGATTGCCCACGACCTGCCTCAGCTGATTGCCAGTCATCGGCTCCGCTCACAAGTTCACCAG ATGCCGCAGCTGAGTGCCCGGCACCTCCAagggcacaaggagctgcactTGGCACATCTGGTGCTCAGCTTCATCACGATGGGCTACCTCTGGCAGGAGGGCGAGGAGGGCACTGTGAAG GTTCTGCCCCAAAATCTCGCTGTCCCCTTCTGGGAGGTCTCACAGGCCCTTGGCCTCCCCCCCATCCTCAGCCACGCGGACTTTGTGTTGGCCAACTGGAGGAGGAAGAACCCCAATGG GCCTCTGGAAATTGA GAACCTGGACACCATCATCTCGCTGCCTGGGGGAGAGAGCCTGCGAGGCTTCATCCTCATCACCCTCCTGGTTGAGAAGGCGGCTGTGCCTGGGATTAAG GCAATTATTCAGGCCATTCATGCCATCCTGCAGCTCGATGAGGAGACCCTGCACAAAgccctgcaggagctggcagaggcCATTGGGGACATGAGCAAGGCTTTGAAACGGATGCACG ACTATGTGGATCCAGCAGTATTTTACGCTGTGATCCGGATCTTTCTCTCTGG CTGGAAAGATAACCCCGCCATGCCGGATGGGCTGATATATGAAGGTGTATCTGACGAGCCCATGGCATACTCGGGAGGGAGCGCGGCACAAAGCACCGTCCTTCACGCTTTTGACGAGCTCCTGGGGATTCACCATAATGAGGAGAGCA CCGCCTTCCTGCACAGGATGAGGGACTACAtgcccctgccccacagagcCTTTGTGGAGGAGATCCACCGTGCCCCCTCCCTGAAGCAGCACGTGCTCTCCTCCGGAGACGCACGGCTCTGCGCAGCTTTCAACCAGTGCATCTCTGCGCTGGCAGACTTCAGGTCCTACCACATCACCATTGTCACCAAGTACATCACCATTGCGGCAGCCAAAGCCAAGGCCAGGCGGGCAGAGCTGGGCGATAGGGCTGGCCCCTCCGCAGGGAAGCCTCCGTCTGCGCTGGAGGCCAAAGGGACCGGCGGGTCCCACATCTTCAGCTTCCTGAAGAGTGTCAGGGACACCACCAGGGAAGGGATGATAAGTGCCTGA
- the TCIM gene encoding transcriptional and immune response regulator, giving the protein MKAKRSYKTPAMSTSLRVSPSVHGYRFDTALRKKAVANIFESINEESLQKLFKNSGDKKAEERAKIILATDQDLEEKTRALMALKQRRKDKLLQFLTFRKYSIKVH; this is encoded by the coding sequence atgaaagcaaagagaagctaCAAAACTCCAGCCATGTCCACATCCCTGCGAGTGAGCCCCTCCGTCCACGGCTACCGCTTTGACACAGCCCTGCGCAAGAAAGCCGTGGCCAACATCTTTGAAAGCATCAATGAAGAGTCCCTACAGAAACTCTTCAAAAACTCCGGGGACaagaaggcagaggaaagagCCAAGATAATCCTCGCTACCGACCAGGATTtggaggagaaaacaagagcACTAATGGCGCTAAAGCAGAGGCGAAAAGACAAGCTGCTCCAGTTCCTGACATTTCGGAAATACTCCATTAAAGTTCACTGA